In Tsuneonella amylolytica, one genomic interval encodes:
- a CDS encoding class I adenylate-forming enzyme family protein, whose protein sequence is MTEQTLADAIGFVPPPGFPAASRAEIRDRLTAPGERFEMETVEIRGVPTRVWKNAPDNLRALMALARMHGDTREAFVYEAERVTYAMFHRAVAKLAHEMRERGVAKGDRVAIAMRNLPEWPVAFFAAVTLGAVAVPLNAWWTGHELAYGLADSGTKVLICDDERWERIAPHTAEIPDLAHVFVTRADDHLAAPAERLETLIGAPPTWSGLPDDEIPHEDIAPEDDATIFYTSGTTGQPKGALGTHRNLVSNIFSSGYGAAVAVLRRGDEIPEPQPRTTLTVIPLFHVTACSAGLMGLVAGGSKMIFMHRWEPEEAMRIIEREKVNATGGVPTIAWQLLEHPNRHKYDLSSLEAIAYGGAPSAPELVRKIREEFGALPGNGWGMTETMATVTGISSEDYLMHPTSCGPAVAVADLKIMSEDGSRELPVGEVGELYARGPMVVKGYWNKPEATAETFIDGWVRTGDLARLDEEGYCYIVDRAKDMILRGGENIYSSEVENVLYDHPAVTDAALVGIPHPTLGEEPAAVVHLAPGTSATEAELQAWVAERLARFKVPVRVVFVHDTLPRNANGKILKKDLKALFEPEPAVT, encoded by the coding sequence ATGACTGAACAGACCTTGGCGGACGCGATCGGCTTCGTCCCGCCCCCGGGATTTCCCGCGGCGAGCCGCGCCGAAATCCGCGACCGACTGACGGCCCCGGGCGAGCGGTTCGAGATGGAGACCGTCGAGATCCGCGGCGTACCGACGCGCGTCTGGAAGAACGCGCCCGACAACCTGCGCGCGCTGATGGCGCTCGCTCGCATGCACGGCGACACGCGCGAGGCGTTCGTCTACGAGGCCGAGCGCGTGACCTACGCCATGTTCCACCGGGCAGTGGCGAAACTGGCGCACGAAATGCGCGAACGCGGGGTGGCCAAGGGCGACCGCGTCGCCATCGCGATGCGCAACCTGCCCGAATGGCCGGTCGCGTTCTTCGCCGCGGTGACGCTGGGCGCGGTCGCGGTACCGCTCAATGCGTGGTGGACGGGGCACGAGCTTGCCTACGGCCTCGCCGATTCGGGCACGAAAGTGCTCATTTGCGACGACGAGCGGTGGGAGCGGATCGCGCCGCACACGGCCGAAATTCCCGACCTCGCGCATGTTTTCGTCACCCGCGCGGATGACCACCTCGCCGCCCCGGCAGAACGGCTCGAAACGCTGATCGGTGCGCCTCCGACGTGGTCCGGCCTGCCCGACGACGAAATCCCTCACGAGGATATCGCGCCCGAGGACGACGCGACGATCTTCTACACCAGCGGCACCACCGGCCAGCCCAAGGGCGCGCTCGGCACGCACCGCAACCTCGTCAGCAACATCTTTTCCAGCGGGTATGGCGCGGCGGTTGCGGTCCTGCGGCGTGGTGACGAAATACCCGAGCCTCAGCCGCGCACGACGCTGACGGTCATCCCGCTGTTCCACGTCACCGCCTGTTCGGCCGGCCTGATGGGGCTGGTCGCGGGCGGCAGCAAGATGATCTTCATGCACCGCTGGGAGCCGGAGGAGGCGATGCGCATCATCGAGCGCGAGAAGGTTAACGCCACCGGCGGCGTGCCGACGATCGCCTGGCAACTGCTCGAGCATCCCAACCGCCACAAGTACGACCTCTCCAGCCTCGAGGCGATCGCCTACGGCGGCGCGCCCTCGGCGCCCGAGCTCGTCCGCAAGATCCGCGAGGAATTCGGCGCGCTGCCCGGCAACGGCTGGGGCATGACCGAAACGATGGCCACCGTCACCGGCATCTCCAGCGAAGACTACCTGATGCACCCCACCAGCTGCGGTCCGGCTGTCGCGGTGGCGGACCTCAAGATCATGTCGGAGGACGGCAGCCGCGAACTGCCGGTGGGCGAGGTCGGCGAGCTCTACGCCCGCGGGCCGATGGTGGTGAAGGGCTACTGGAACAAGCCCGAGGCGACGGCCGAGACATTCATCGACGGATGGGTCCGCACCGGCGACCTCGCGCGGCTGGACGAGGAGGGGTACTGCTACATCGTCGACCGGGCCAAGGACATGATCCTGCGCGGGGGCGAAAACATCTACTCGTCCGAGGTCGAGAACGTGCTCTACGACCACCCGGCCGTCACCGACGCCGCGCTCGTCGGCATTCCGCACCCCACGCTGGGCGAGGAACCGGCCGCCGTCGTCCACCTCGCGCCCGGGACGTCTGCCACCGAGGCCGAGCTGCAGGCATGGGTGGCCGAGCGGCTCGCCCGCTTCAAGGTGCCGGTGCGTGTGGTCTTCGTCCACGACACCCTGCCGCGCAACGCCAACGGCAAGATCCTGAAGAAAGACCTGAAAGCATTGTTCGAACCGGAACCGGCGGTTACCTAG
- a CDS encoding TetR/AcrR family transcriptional regulator, with protein sequence MAGRGQAKGETRRYERRREDVIHAASALINEFGVKGTTFAGLARAVGLNATSITYYFDRKDKLVVAVYEATLDWLEDAARTAAAEADPAARLRAFIAAHVALRKRIRDGEKGLITSLSEIRTLDEEAQAPLLDRYGRIVQTVRGFFGGDGDDGRRTGPQRALDTARAHVLLEAMFWWPVWALSYSVNDFARLEARMFDILSRGLAANAGEWAPRALDRAEWRTQEGDGDTVEAFLRSATVMINQRGYRGASVNRIASALGVTKGSFYHHHEAKDDLVFECFEKSYDRLSAVQIAARDGDASAGGSDGWTRIASALAELIDLQFRDPTPLLRTAALQALPMGERGSVVVRSNRLANRFAGMIADGIADGSVRAVDPMVASQIIMPALNGAYEARAWAARQPDPATAVRLYAWTLCAGLFADPPERG encoded by the coding sequence ATGGCGGGGAGGGGACAGGCGAAGGGGGAAACCCGGCGGTACGAACGCCGGCGCGAGGACGTGATCCACGCGGCCTCCGCGCTTATCAACGAGTTCGGGGTCAAGGGCACGACCTTCGCCGGCCTCGCTCGCGCGGTGGGGCTCAACGCCACCAGCATCACCTACTACTTCGATCGCAAGGACAAGCTGGTCGTCGCGGTCTACGAGGCGACGCTCGACTGGCTGGAGGACGCCGCCCGGACGGCCGCGGCCGAAGCCGATCCCGCCGCCCGCCTGCGCGCGTTCATCGCCGCGCATGTCGCACTGCGCAAGCGCATCCGCGACGGCGAGAAGGGGCTCATCACCTCGCTCAGCGAAATCCGCACGCTGGACGAGGAGGCGCAGGCCCCGCTGCTCGACCGCTACGGCCGCATCGTTCAGACAGTACGCGGATTTTTCGGCGGGGATGGCGACGACGGGCGGCGCACCGGGCCGCAGCGCGCGCTCGACACCGCGCGGGCACACGTGCTGCTGGAAGCGATGTTCTGGTGGCCGGTCTGGGCGCTGAGCTACTCGGTCAACGATTTTGCCCGGCTGGAGGCGCGGATGTTCGACATCCTGTCTCGCGGCCTCGCGGCGAATGCGGGCGAATGGGCCCCCCGCGCGCTCGACCGCGCGGAATGGCGGACGCAGGAGGGTGACGGCGACACGGTCGAGGCGTTCCTGCGGTCGGCGACCGTGATGATCAACCAGCGCGGCTATCGCGGGGCATCGGTCAACCGCATCGCCTCCGCGCTCGGCGTCACCAAGGGCAGCTTCTACCACCATCACGAAGCGAAGGACGATCTCGTCTTCGAATGCTTCGAGAAGAGTTACGACCGGCTGTCGGCGGTGCAGATCGCCGCGCGCGACGGCGATGCTTCGGCCGGCGGTTCGGACGGGTGGACCCGCATTGCCAGCGCGCTGGCCGAACTGATCGACCTGCAGTTCCGCGACCCAACCCCGCTGCTGCGCACCGCCGCGTTGCAGGCGCTGCCGATGGGCGAGCGGGGCAGCGTGGTCGTCCGGTCGAACCGGCTGGCCAACCGCTTTGCCGGAATGATCGCCGACGGGATCGCCGACGGCAGCGTGCGCGCGGTGGACCCGATGGTGGCGAGCCAGATCATCATGCCGGCCTTGAACGGCGCCTACGAGGCCCGGGCCTGGGCCGCGCGCCAGCCCGACCCGGCGACCGCCGTGCGGCTCTACGCCTGGACGCTGTGCGCGGGCCTGTTCGCCGACCCGCCCGAGCGGGGCTGA
- a CDS encoding TonB-dependent receptor domain-containing protein codes for MIKTSLRHTCAGFALAMGLAAAPAYAQVGTAANDDSPPQAEPEIIVTGTLIRGNTEDQPAPIDVISSEELAKQGSPSVIDLIKNLPTSNGIIGDANQFDARAQGNEGVASVNLRGLGPQRTLVLLNGRRIVPSGGSGIPIVDVNLIPSAAIGRIEVLKDGAAATYGSDAIGGVVNFITKTNQDGFLVSGDYRYIEGSKGDYGGAVSFGKDVDGLRFFVSAGYQRRSELQTLDRDFVIQPYPNNPQGGWTGGGNPGNFDFNGPFVGGNVFSADQGCVALGGFRSLPGSTTDRCFNQYGLFGNLVEPEERFQFFGDVEFDIGSSSKLRFNALWGHSETQITTSPSYLPTLPPSGYAANGLTSIPAGGITTPAQAAGLGLFVIPAYSPALRDYCALYGATAGCAPGQPATAFPVLFRPALLGGNPLFFGDNERGSATSPRISDEVLLSAEFRTELTPSLDLTVSGTYSQYDRFFGGTDTFGDLFQNALAGFGGACAYASPQSRAGLTAAQLAALAGTNGCTFYNPFSTAIQVNAATGETNPNYAGTRNPAGFNLTPGAGLINDLGTIDNFFQDTGTRAITEQIVADVVLSGQTGITLPGGGIGFAIGGQYRKNDYQRRYNYVSNLDFFPCPGSALTTGAICSQQTGALGFLGTNRNGSSSGDIWAAFGELQLPVTDRIQVQLAARFEDYGGNVGSTFDPQGRVKFQVTDWLALRAGAGTTFRGPPSQQLAGNLTSLQIIGSSFRAIDVGGNPNLAPESATTYNAGVIVDTGAFKATVDYFRYDLDGPIEGEPVQGIVNALFGATGSANCNNPEYAALQSRFTFTAAGCGIGNVQRLRTQIVNSSKIRTSGIDFQTSYSLPFAGDGSITAGVAGTYVIEYKTSDVTVEGILVQPAFDAVGLLNYQTTAYPLPEWKGNAFLQADFGRQSLRAQVNYIDGYTDQRGAAIFGPNPGALAGASVTTGKEIKPFTTVDLTYRLTLPTDTTLAVSLQNILDEDPPFARLDQNYDPFTATPLGFTAKVAISQAF; via the coding sequence ATGATCAAGACATCTTTGCGCCACACGTGTGCCGGTTTCGCACTCGCGATGGGGCTCGCGGCGGCGCCGGCATACGCACAGGTCGGTACCGCGGCCAACGACGATTCGCCGCCCCAGGCGGAACCGGAAATCATCGTCACCGGCACGCTCATCCGCGGCAACACCGAAGACCAGCCCGCCCCGATCGACGTCATCAGTTCCGAGGAACTGGCGAAGCAAGGGTCGCCCAGCGTCATCGACCTCATCAAGAACCTCCCCACCTCGAACGGCATCATCGGCGACGCGAACCAGTTCGACGCGCGCGCACAGGGCAACGAAGGCGTCGCTTCGGTCAACCTGCGCGGTCTAGGCCCGCAGCGCACGCTCGTCCTCCTCAACGGCCGCCGCATCGTGCCTTCGGGCGGCAGCGGCATCCCCATCGTCGACGTCAACCTGATCCCGAGCGCGGCGATCGGCCGGATCGAAGTGCTGAAGGACGGCGCGGCGGCGACCTACGGTTCCGATGCGATCGGCGGCGTGGTGAACTTCATCACCAAGACCAACCAGGACGGCTTCCTCGTTTCGGGCGACTATCGCTACATCGAAGGGTCGAAGGGCGACTACGGCGGCGCGGTCAGCTTCGGCAAGGATGTCGATGGGCTGCGCTTCTTCGTGTCGGCCGGCTACCAGCGCCGGTCGGAACTGCAGACGCTCGACCGCGACTTCGTGATCCAGCCCTATCCGAACAACCCGCAGGGCGGATGGACCGGGGGCGGCAACCCGGGCAACTTCGACTTCAACGGTCCGTTCGTCGGCGGCAACGTGTTCTCCGCCGACCAAGGCTGCGTCGCGCTAGGCGGCTTCCGCAGCCTGCCTGGTTCGACCACCGACCGCTGCTTCAACCAGTACGGCCTGTTCGGTAACCTGGTCGAACCGGAAGAGCGCTTCCAGTTCTTCGGCGACGTGGAATTCGACATCGGATCGAGCTCCAAGCTGCGCTTCAACGCGCTGTGGGGTCATTCGGAAACGCAGATCACCACTTCGCCGAGCTACCTGCCGACGCTGCCGCCCTCGGGCTACGCCGCGAACGGCCTGACCAGCATTCCGGCGGGCGGCATCACCACCCCGGCGCAGGCAGCGGGCCTCGGTTTGTTCGTCATCCCGGCTTACTCTCCGGCGCTGCGCGACTACTGCGCCCTCTACGGAGCTACCGCGGGCTGCGCGCCCGGCCAGCCGGCCACCGCATTCCCGGTCCTGTTCCGTCCCGCGCTGCTCGGCGGCAACCCGCTGTTCTTCGGCGATAACGAACGCGGCTCGGCAACATCGCCGCGTATTTCGGACGAAGTCCTTCTGAGCGCCGAGTTCCGCACCGAACTCACCCCCTCGCTCGATCTCACCGTCAGCGGCACCTACAGCCAGTACGACCGCTTCTTTGGCGGCACCGACACCTTCGGCGACCTGTTCCAGAACGCGCTGGCCGGGTTCGGCGGAGCGTGCGCCTACGCATCGCCTCAGTCGCGCGCGGGGCTGACCGCCGCCCAGCTCGCCGCACTGGCGGGAACGAACGGGTGCACGTTCTACAACCCGTTCTCGACCGCTATTCAAGTGAACGCCGCGACCGGAGAGACCAATCCGAATTACGCCGGCACGCGCAACCCCGCCGGGTTCAACCTGACCCCGGGCGCAGGTCTCATCAACGACCTCGGCACCATCGACAACTTCTTCCAGGATACCGGCACGCGGGCGATTACCGAACAGATCGTCGCCGACGTCGTCCTCTCCGGCCAGACGGGCATCACCCTGCCGGGCGGCGGAATTGGATTCGCGATCGGCGGGCAGTACCGCAAGAACGATTATCAGCGGCGCTACAACTACGTCAGCAACCTCGACTTCTTCCCCTGCCCCGGCTCGGCCCTGACGACCGGCGCGATCTGTTCCCAGCAGACGGGTGCACTGGGCTTCCTCGGCACCAACCGCAACGGATCGTCCTCCGGCGACATCTGGGCGGCGTTCGGCGAGCTGCAGCTCCCCGTCACCGATCGCATCCAGGTCCAGCTCGCCGCGCGGTTCGAGGATTACGGCGGCAACGTCGGGTCCACCTTCGACCCGCAGGGCCGCGTGAAGTTTCAGGTCACCGACTGGCTCGCCCTGCGCGCCGGTGCCGGTACCACGTTCCGCGGTCCGCCGTCGCAGCAGCTGGCCGGTAACCTCACCTCGCTGCAGATCATCGGCTCGTCGTTCCGCGCGATCGACGTGGGCGGCAATCCCAACCTCGCACCCGAAAGCGCGACGACCTACAACGCCGGCGTCATCGTCGACACCGGCGCGTTCAAGGCGACGGTCGATTACTTCCGCTACGACCTCGACGGGCCGATCGAAGGCGAACCGGTGCAGGGCATCGTCAACGCCCTGTTCGGCGCGACCGGCAGCGCGAACTGCAACAATCCGGAATATGCCGCCCTGCAATCGCGCTTCACCTTCACGGCGGCGGGTTGCGGCATCGGCAACGTGCAGCGCCTGCGGACCCAGATCGTCAACTCGTCGAAGATTCGCACGTCGGGCATCGACTTCCAGACCAGCTACAGCCTCCCGTTTGCGGGCGATGGTTCGATCACCGCCGGTGTCGCAGGCACTTACGTGATCGAATACAAGACCAGCGACGTGACCGTGGAAGGCATCCTGGTGCAGCCCGCGTTCGATGCGGTCGGCCTGCTCAACTACCAGACCACGGCCTATCCGCTGCCGGAATGGAAGGGCAACGCGTTCCTCCAGGCCGACTTCGGACGGCAGTCGTTGCGGGCGCAGGTCAACTACATCGACGGTTACACCGACCAGCGCGGTGCGGCGATCTTCGGGCCGAACCCGGGCGCGCTGGCAGGCGCTTCGGTGACGACGGGCAAGGAGATCAAGCCCTTCACCACCGTCGACCTGACCTACCGTCTGACCCTGCCGACCGATACCACGCTGGCGGTATCGCTGCAGAACATCCTCGACGAGGATCCGCCGTTCGCGCGTCTCGACCAGAACTACGATCCGTTCACCGCGACCCCGCTCGGCTTCACGGCCAAGGTGGCGATCTCGCAGGCGTTCTGA
- a CDS encoding MFS transporter — MQANLKKNYTANFVHGVLGMTGFRLIYAPTIIPAYLMAITGNPAAVGLGTALLQAGATVSPILSGARIEHRSYILPYSIRVGSMMRLAILGMAIAGWTLTGSALVWVTLGLFLVLGFFNGAQRVAFQMIMAKVIPIERRGRLQGYRNMAGGTIAAVLAWVAGHWFIEQEWLGNGYSTTFLFAFLLTSAGLLVLQFMIREPPAPASRPVIPLKERIRQFPQLLEDRDFARFIAAQALATSIRIGGPFWTIYAGAKLGLSGALVGALSFAFLGADTLSNLLWGPMGDRLGFRIVYILSLVAVTAGVVLLIVAGAPWMFYAAFALLGLGGSGWMLAATTIVLEFGAHEDIPMRLAFVTTAEGAVAAIGPVLAGLLVAAAGFGPLFAFVLASLAGALGLMIFAVREPRGRHIGS; from the coding sequence GTGCAGGCGAACCTCAAGAAGAACTACACGGCCAACTTCGTCCACGGCGTGCTGGGGATGACCGGGTTCCGGCTCATCTACGCGCCCACGATCATCCCCGCCTACCTGATGGCGATCACCGGCAACCCGGCCGCGGTCGGGCTCGGCACCGCGCTGCTCCAGGCCGGCGCCACGGTCAGCCCGATCCTCAGCGGCGCACGGATCGAGCATCGCAGCTATATCCTGCCCTACTCCATCCGCGTCGGTTCGATGATGCGGCTCGCGATCCTCGGCATGGCGATCGCCGGGTGGACGCTCACCGGCAGCGCGCTGGTGTGGGTGACGCTGGGGCTGTTCCTGGTCCTCGGCTTCTTCAACGGGGCGCAGCGGGTCGCCTTCCAGATGATCATGGCCAAGGTTATCCCGATCGAGCGGCGCGGGCGGCTGCAGGGCTATCGCAACATGGCCGGCGGCACGATCGCCGCGGTCCTCGCCTGGGTCGCCGGGCACTGGTTCATCGAACAGGAATGGCTCGGCAACGGGTATTCGACCACGTTCCTCTTCGCATTCCTCCTTACGAGCGCCGGGCTGCTGGTGCTCCAGTTCATGATCCGCGAGCCCCCTGCCCCCGCCAGCCGGCCGGTCATCCCGCTGAAGGAACGCATCCGCCAGTTTCCGCAATTGCTCGAGGACCGGGACTTCGCCCGCTTCATCGCGGCGCAGGCGCTGGCCACCTCGATCCGTATCGGCGGGCCGTTCTGGACGATCTACGCCGGCGCCAAGCTGGGGCTCAGCGGCGCGCTGGTCGGCGCGCTCAGCTTCGCGTTCCTCGGCGCGGATACACTTTCGAATCTCCTCTGGGGGCCGATGGGCGACCGGCTGGGCTTCCGGATCGTCTATATCCTGTCTCTGGTGGCGGTGACGGCGGGCGTCGTGCTGCTGATCGTCGCGGGCGCGCCGTGGATGTTCTACGCCGCCTTCGCCCTGCTCGGGCTCGGCGGATCGGGCTGGATGCTGGCTGCGACGACCATCGTCCTCGAATTCGGCGCCCACGAGGACATCCCGATGCGCCTCGCCTTCGTGACCACGGCCGAAGGCGCGGTGGCGGCGATCGGACCAGTGCTGGCGGGTTTGCTGGTGGCCGCGGCGGGGTTCGGCCCGCTGTTCGCTTTCGTGCTGGCATCGCTCGCCGGAGCGCTCGGCCTGATGATCTTCGCGGTGCGCGAACCGCGCGGACGGCATATCGGAAGTTAG
- a CDS encoding acyl-CoA dehydrogenase family protein, whose translation MAILNEEQEMLRDMARDWATNESPVTAWRKVRTEKPAEGYSPDAWNTMAQMGWAGVVIPEEHGGSDFGWMSAGLVVEELGKTMTASPIVATTLAASAIVLGGSDEQKARWLPKLASGEVVGTLAFDEGAHHGGKTEASVSDGKLSGTKAFVHEAHGASLFVVSAADGLYLVEKGDGVTLSDRKLTDMRSHATITFDGAAADKLADGGDDLADKVLDRARILTAAEMLGMAQQVFDVTLDYLKQRVQFNQVLASFQALQHRMADLFGDLAMMRSAVEGGLEALDSGHGIPRAACVAKAEANRVLHTMSREGVQLHGGIGMTDEYDIGFYLKRARVLEASWGSTSYLRDRFASLAGY comes from the coding sequence ATGGCCATTCTCAACGAAGAACAGGAAATGCTGCGCGACATGGCGCGCGACTGGGCGACCAACGAAAGCCCCGTCACCGCCTGGCGCAAGGTCCGCACCGAAAAGCCCGCCGAGGGGTATTCTCCCGACGCGTGGAACACGATGGCCCAGATGGGCTGGGCCGGCGTCGTCATCCCCGAAGAACACGGCGGCAGCGACTTCGGCTGGATGAGCGCAGGCCTGGTGGTCGAGGAACTCGGCAAGACCATGACGGCGAGCCCCATCGTCGCCACGACGCTGGCCGCCAGCGCCATCGTGCTGGGCGGATCGGACGAACAGAAGGCCAGATGGCTGCCGAAGCTCGCCAGCGGCGAAGTCGTGGGCACACTCGCCTTCGACGAGGGCGCGCACCACGGCGGCAAGACCGAGGCTTCGGTTTCGGACGGCAAGCTCAGCGGCACCAAGGCCTTCGTGCACGAAGCGCACGGTGCCTCGCTGTTCGTCGTTTCGGCGGCCGACGGACTCTATTTGGTCGAGAAGGGCGACGGCGTGACTCTGTCCGACCGCAAGCTCACCGACATGCGCAGCCATGCCACCATCACCTTCGACGGTGCAGCGGCTGACAAACTGGCGGACGGCGGCGACGACCTCGCCGACAAGGTGCTCGACCGGGCGCGCATCCTCACCGCGGCCGAGATGCTCGGCATGGCGCAGCAGGTCTTCGACGTAACGCTCGATTACCTGAAGCAGCGCGTGCAGTTCAACCAGGTGCTCGCCAGCTTCCAGGCGTTGCAGCACCGCATGGCGGACCTGTTCGGCGACCTTGCGATGATGCGCAGCGCGGTCGAAGGTGGTCTCGAGGCGCTCGACAGCGGCCACGGCATCCCGCGTGCCGCCTGCGTCGCCAAGGCGGAGGCCAATCGCGTGCTCCACACCATGAGCCGCGAGGGCGTGCAGCTTCACGGCGGCATCGGCATGACCGACGAATACGACATCGGCTTCTACCTCAAGCGCGCCCGCGTGCTCGAGGCTAGCTGGGGTTCGACCAGCTACCTGCGCGACCGGTTCGCGTCGCTGGCGGGCTACTGA
- a CDS encoding acyl-CoA dehydrogenase family protein encodes MATLAEPREANTDDAFREEVREFIAKNFPPELKGKGNALATVEGPAQEGPAEKAWREAMGAKGWGVPTWPKEYGGGGLDRKQARILQEEMARAGAWNPIGGMGVMMFGPTLLEFGSEEQKREHIPPIAKGEIRWCQGYSEPNAGSDLANLQTFAEDKGDHYLVNGQKTWTSGGQWADKCFAIVRTDKSDKHNGISFMLIDMDAPGVEVRPIQMISGMSPFCETFFTDVKVPKENLVGKEGQGWTIGKRLLQHERTNLSGGGSMARLMGSSLADAARKYAETGDDGQIADPVLRDRIADFEIRWQSFLLTAKRAVEESKAAGGVSEISSVLKKLGTKLGQERSELMIEIMGLQGLGWEGDGFEEAELAGVRAWLFGKATTIYGGSTEIQNNIIAKRVLGMLDHQ; translated from the coding sequence ATGGCGACCCTGGCCGAACCCCGCGAAGCGAATACCGACGACGCCTTCCGCGAGGAAGTGCGCGAGTTCATCGCGAAGAACTTCCCCCCCGAACTGAAGGGCAAGGGCAACGCCCTCGCCACCGTCGAAGGACCGGCGCAGGAAGGCCCGGCCGAAAAGGCCTGGCGCGAGGCGATGGGCGCGAAAGGCTGGGGCGTGCCCACCTGGCCCAAGGAATACGGCGGCGGCGGCCTCGACCGCAAGCAGGCCCGCATCCTGCAGGAGGAAATGGCCCGCGCCGGCGCCTGGAACCCCATCGGCGGCATGGGCGTGATGATGTTCGGCCCCACCCTGCTGGAATTCGGCAGCGAGGAGCAGAAGCGCGAGCATATCCCGCCGATCGCGAAGGGCGAGATCCGCTGGTGCCAGGGCTATAGCGAGCCCAACGCCGGTTCGGACCTCGCGAACCTGCAGACCTTCGCCGAGGACAAGGGCGACCACTACCTCGTCAACGGCCAGAAGACCTGGACCAGCGGGGGCCAGTGGGCCGACAAGTGCTTCGCGATCGTCCGCACCGACAAATCCGACAAGCACAACGGCATCTCGTTCATGCTGATCGACATGGACGCGCCGGGTGTCGAGGTTCGCCCAATCCAGATGATCAGCGGCATGAGCCCGTTCTGCGAGACGTTCTTCACCGACGTGAAGGTGCCCAAGGAAAACCTGGTCGGCAAGGAAGGCCAGGGCTGGACCATCGGCAAGCGCCTGCTCCAGCACGAGCGCACCAACCTGTCGGGCGGCGGCAGCATGGCCCGCCTGATGGGTTCGAGCCTTGCCGACGCGGCCCGCAAGTATGCCGAAACCGGCGACGACGGCCAGATCGCCGATCCCGTGTTGCGCGACCGGATCGCCGACTTCGAGATCCGCTGGCAGAGCTTCCTCCTCACCGCCAAGCGCGCGGTCGAGGAAAGCAAGGCGGCCGGCGGCGTCAGCGAGATCAGCTCGGTCCTGAAGAAGCTCGGCACCAAGCTCGGTCAGGAACGCAGCGAACTGATGATCGAGATCATGGGCCTGCAAGGTTTGGGCTGGGAAGGCGACGGCTTCGAGGAAGCCGAACTCGCCGGCGTGCGTGCGTGGCTCTTCGGCAAGGCGACCACGATCTACGGCGGCAGCACCGAAATCCAGAACAACATCATCGCCAAGCGCGTGCTCGGCATGTTGGACCACCAGTAA